The Sorangiineae bacterium MSr11954 DNA segment TATCTTTTATTGGGTGCGGTACACCGTCCTGGTACATCGAAGTGTTCGACTCGGTACATCGTTCGCGTTCGTCCGCCACGGCGATGTGCGCGCGCAGAAACGAGCCCAAGCACATAATGGATGATCGGCGCCGGCCATCATCGACGCATATTACGTGCACGCACACTCCGCGAGATCTTTGTACCTTCATTTACGTCCCCGGGACCGAGAACGGCGGGCGGCCACTCCACGGAGGAAACCAATTCCGGCAGGCCTGGCGCGGCGGATGGTGGAGAGCACCAGGGTCGTCGAGCTTCCATCCGCCCGCGAGTCGCTGGGCAATGAACCGCTCATGCCATGACCATCGAAGGCTCGTTCCGAGCCCACCGTCGCCGTAACTGTGCTTCGCTTCGTACAGGAACGGTCGACCCTGCGTGAGGGCGTTGGACGTGGGGAGGGCACCGCCACCCTGGGGCTAACCGGTCGTCCCGGATTTTGTGCCGGTTGCGGCAGCGGGGGGGCCGTTGGCGGCTTGGACCGAAGGTGGACGGGGCCGCATTGCTAGGCCATGGGCCATGACCAAAGGCTCCAAGTTCGTGGCGGTGGTGATGGCGGCCCTTGCGGTGGCGGGGGTGGCGTATGGTGCGGCGCCGGCGGATCCGACGGCGGAAATTTTGCGGATCGATGATCAGTGGGTCGATGCGATCGATCGGCATGATCGGGCGACGCTCGACGCCATCGTCGCCCCCGATCACATCGAGACCACCCCGCGCGGCGTGCTCTATACGCGCGCGCAGCTCTTTCGCTTTCTCGACGGGCCGGCGCCACGAAGTGCCACCGGGCAAACCTCGAAGCTGAGCGATCGCCAAGTGCACCTCTATGGCAACACGGCGATTGTCACCGGGATCAACACCATCACCAACACCACCCCGGCGTCGATCGTCACCATCCGCTTCACCGACGTGTTCGTGAAGCTCGACGGACGATGGCGCGCCGTGGCTGCCCATACGTCACGGGTCGAGCCGGCCCCGAAGTAGGCAAGCGCAACCCGGAAAGCTCCGGCAGTCACGCCAGGCCATACCCGCGATAGCCAGATCGCATAGCGTGGGTGATCGCGATTTCTCGTCCACGATCAGAACACGCGCATTCCTGCCCAGTGGCCCTTCCGACAACACCGGCACCGCCATCTCCGCCCGGTCACCGACATCGATGCCCAACGCGCGGCGCGCGAATTCGTCGAAAGGTCGTTCGGCAAGGTCGGATTTGCGCGTGGAAGGGCGGAGATGGGCCGCCAGCGGGCGACGCAAATGCCTTCGGGGTGGTTGACGGTGCCGGGAAGTTCCATAATCTCTCGACGAACGTGATCGTACGCTCGAAGGTGCCTGCGGCTCTGAGTTTCGGCCTCGCGCTGCTGGGCGCGGGCGCCTCGTGCGGTGGAGGTATCGAGACGGATTTTTTCCGGGGGGCCGATCGCGATGACCCACCTGGAACGCCGTCCGATCTGGACGGGGGAGCGTCGCCCTCCAAGGACGGCGGTTTGGATGCTCCCGTGCGCGATGGTAGCGCCACGGGCGATGGCGGCACCACCGCGCCGCGTCCACCGAACGACGGCATCTGCACGCCAGGGAGCATGGCCGCGGGGACCTACGATCCCGATTGCGTTTATCTCTTGGGAACGACGCGCGAAGGTTCTTGCTCGTACGATGCGTTCATCTTTCCAAAGAACCCAACCGACCGCGTATACAACTTCGGTTGCTCGCCATGGTTGGCGTTCGTGCGGCCGACCGATGGGCGCTTGATCTTCACGTCCTCTGCCAATGATGGCCTCGCCGCGTACGCCTATCGCCCCGCAACGACGCGGTCCCAGTGGGATTGGCAGCAACTCCAAGCCCACGAGAAGATCGAGACATGCCGCCATCTCCATCGTATTTTCATGTTTCCCGATGATGGTAAGTTGCTCTACTTCTGTTCCTTCAACGATGCTGGCATTGGGCCTTGGGTCGAAGGCTCCAGCGAGCCCTTTGCCATGGCGGGCTATTACCCGATGGCCGCGGGAGAAGGGCGGACCGTCCTCGGTGCCGATACGGAGCCCGAATTGCACTACGCCATCATCGCCAATGGGCGAGCGACTCCATTGAAGGATATGGAGGGCGCCAGCATATCGACGGTGCGGTCACGCCGTGGGGGCGGCTTCTTCATCGTCAGCTCGCGCCTCTGGGTCCGCGCGGAGCTGCGCGAGGTTTTGCCCACCGGCGAGACGAAGATTCTCGGTACCTACCAGACCGATCGCCCGACTGGACCCGCGGGCCCGCAATGCGTGATCGAGCCAAACGGCGCGCTCGATTGCATCGCGTCCCGCGATTTCCACGACGAGATCGTGAGGTATACGTTCAATGCGTTGCCCGAGGTGCTTTACGAAGAACGCACGAACGACGTGAAGATGCACATTTCGCTTCTCGTCACGGGTCCCTGAAGATCCCGGCAGCACCGGCCCACGTGCGCGTGCCGCGCCATCGATGCCGATGTGCGCGCGCTTCGAATCGTGCCGGTGATTCCAAATCGTACGGTGAGCGGATGAGCCCCTCGAACGCGGCGACGGCAGCTCTGCGCGTGGCGCCTACTTGACGGCGCTGCGCCGGGGCGGGAGCCTGAAGGCGAGAGGAGGTTCTCATGCCGCCTGCAGCCGCTGTTCCCCGACCCGTGGTGTCGGTTCCGAAGGACGCGACGGTGATGGACGCCGTTCGAGCGATGGTGAACCGCAATGTCGGGGCGGTCGTGGTGCTCGATGGTGTGCAGTTGCTGGGCGTGTTCACGGAACGTGACGTGGTGATCCGGGTCGTGCTCGAGGGCCTCGCCACCGAAACGACCCCGGTCGCCGAGGTCATGACCAAGTCGGTCGTCACCGTTCGCGAGGACGCCGATCGATCGTCGGTGCTGAAGCTCATGGCGGATCATCACATCCGTCACCTGCCCGTCGTCGATGCCGACGGCCGCGTCAAGACGATGCTCTCGATGCGCCATTTGCTGCGGGCCGAGGTGCAGGATCTGAAGCAAACCGTGTGGAGCTTGGTCGCGGAAAACTCCGCCGATGGCCCCGGCGGCTGACGGCGCTCGCGCGCGACCTAAGGGTTCGCGGGGTTGGCGGGGTTCGCGCCGCGGGCCGCGGCGATCGCGAGGTAAAGGGCGGCGACGTCGCTCTGCGCGTGCCCGGCGTCGGTCACGTGCCGGAAGATTTTGTCGAGCGCCTCGGTGAGGCCGCGATGGAGGCCGTGCTCCTCGTTCATCTGGTGAATGAGCCGCGCGGACGCGTAGCAGGTCTCGACGGACGAGAAGGTCGACTCGTCGGCCTCGAAGCGGCGTTTGTCGATCCGCTTCAACGTCGAGAGCACCGCGCTCGTGAGCACCGGCATGGTGGCTTCGAGCGAGCTCGCGAACTCGTCGACCGGATAGTCCTCCGCCTCGCTAAGGGCCGCGCCTTGAAGCGCGCCGAAGAGCGAGCCCCATAGAACGATGAGGAGGGAAGCGTCCAGCGTGCTGGCGTGGCCGACATTGGCGCCGACGTAAACGTGCCCGCCCAGCGCCGCGAACACCGGTTGGTTCGCCTCGAAGAGCTCCTTGGGTCCCGAATAGAGGATGTGGCCTCCCTCGGTGCCGATGAATTCCGGCGTCGCCATGATGGCGCCGTCCAGGTAATGAATCTGGTGCTCGCGCGCCCACCCCGCCATTTCCTTGGCCTGGCGCGGTGTGCCGGTGGCCAATTGCACGAAGAGCCGCTCGCGCAACGCCTTCGTCACCGCCGGTGGTTGCACCAGCTCGAGGCTGGTGGGGTAGTCGCTCACATTGCCAATGATGACGTCCGAGCCCGACACGGCGTCCTCGACCGATCCCGCCACCCGGGCGCCTTTGGCCGCGAGCGGCGCGCACTTGGATGCCGTGCGGTTCCAGACCGTGACGGCAAAACCGCGCGCGAGAAGCGCTAGGACGAGGGCGGAGCCCATTCTTCCCGCGCCCAGAACGGCGATTCGTCGCTTGGTGGGGGCCTCGGCATCGTTCACTTGGACCTTGCTCATGAAATCCTCCTGCGCGGCACGCTCGGTGAGCCTCGCACCCCGTTCAGTAGATCCCGGCGCGCGCGCGGTCGCACACGATCCGATGTTTCGAGAGCACGAAGTGCTGGCCAGCGGCCGAATGGCGCGGGACCGGTCCGCTTCGATCGCGCCGTGCGAGCTGCTAAGATCGCACCGTATGAAGGAATCGCGTAAGACGGCGACAGGCGCTCGACCCCGCGACGCGCGGATCGGTCTCCGCATCGAGCGGCGCAACACGTCGGTCGGTGGGCACCATCATGCGGCGATCCCGGATCATCAGATCACGTTGCACACCGGCCCGCCCGTGCGGATCTCGTGCATCCCCAAGGGACCTCGTTGTGTGCGCAACCGCGGTGAAATCAACGTGGTTCCCGCGGGCGTGAGCGAGAAGTGGATCGAGGACGACGCCAGCGACGTCATGGAGCTGCGACTTCCAGCGCCCCTGGTGCGCCTGGCGGCCGAGGAGATGGGGCTCGATCCCGACCGCGCGGGCATCGTGCCCCAGTGCCATGTGCGCGACACGCAGATCGAGCACATCACGTGGGCGCTGGCCGCCGAGCAGGGCGCGAACGCTCCGAACGGCCTTATCTATCGGGAAAGCCTGGGCATGGCGCTCGCCGTTCATCTCTTGGCGCGCTACCCCGCCCCCGCGGCGCCGCGCCGGCTCTCGCAAAGTCAGCTCGCGATGGTCACCGAGTACATCGAGGCCCACCTCGGCGAGGATGTCTCGCTTTTTCAGCTCGCGCGCGTTTCGGGGCTCAGCGCATCGCACTTGCGCGCGCTCTTCAAGCGCTCCACCGGGGTTCCGGTGCACGAATACGTCATTCAGCGACGGGTCGAGCGCGCGCGTGCCCTTCTTTTGCGCGGGGATTTACCCGCGAGCCAGGTCGCGCTCGATGCGGGGTTTTCCCATCAGAGCCACATGGCGCGCTGCATGCGGAAGGTGCTCGGCGTTACCCCCGCGTCCATCGTGCGATCGCGCGCGTGAGCGGCGAGGCGTGCTCACCGCTCGAGCTCGAGGATGAACTTGAACGAAGGATCGCCGAGGGGACCGAGCTTCACGTTGTGGTCGTGTGCGCCGTCGATGGTGAACCGCACGGCGTGTGTGATTCCCGCGCAGGCGGGCGGCTTGGGTCCGTTGAACGTGAGGGGCACGGGCTGCGCCGTCGCTTCATCCTGAATGGCGACGGGCACGGCGCGGTCGAGATAAAAGGTGTACCCAACGGGAGCGCTCGCCCCCGGTGACGGGGCGGGAATTCGCGTGAACCCTTCGCGGGCGGGCGGGAGGCTCACCTCGTAAATTTTATGCCCTTTGTCCGCGTTGGGCGCGCCGGAGGCCGACGGCGTGGCGGTCACCTTGGTGGGGGCGTCGAAGATGGCGTGAAAGCACGCGTGATTGAGGTTGCCGTCGACGTCACCCGTTTTGAAATCGAGCACGCCATCGCCGAGCGGAGGCCCTGAAGCATCGAGCGGCCTGCCGGAAGCCGCGCGCAGCGCGCGAAGGTCGAGGCGATAGGCGGTGCGGGGCTCGAGGGGTGGATCGCGATCGGGCACCGGGCCAAAAACCGTGAGCTCGATGCTGCGCGCATCCGGAGCCCAGACGCCTTCGATCGTCCGCGGCGCCCCCGCGTCTGCGCCGCCGGAGATCAAGGTCGCGCGCGTTACCGTGGTATCCATCGCCGCGTCGAAGCGCACGGTGATGCGTTTGCGTTGGGCGAACTTTCCCCCATTGTCGTAGATCTCGACGGGGTACACGTCGGTCGCGCCCTCCGTGGGGTCCGATGAGAGGACGTGCGGAGATCCCGCGTCGCCTGGCGGGGTGGCGTCCTTCCCCGCGTCGGGGCGCGGATCGTTGGAGTCGGGCCTTTGCCCGGCGTCCGGATCGGGGCGCGGCGAGATGGACGTGTCGTCCGAGGAGCAGGCGCCGAGGGACGCGGCGAGGGCTATGAACAAAGTGGGAAATGCCGCGACGATGGCGCGGTGTTTGCGAACAATCATTATTTTCTCCTGCGAAAGCACTCGAACGAGTGCCGTGGCTTTACGGGTCTTCGAACTCGATCTCTTCGATCACCAGGGCGACCCGGCTGGCGCCGCTGGCACCGAGGGAGCCGCTGGCGCCGAGGGTCAGCTCGTATGTTTCGCCTTGGACCAGCGGGAGCTTCGTGACGTAG contains these protein-coding regions:
- a CDS encoding nuclear transport factor 2 family protein, whose product is MTKGSKFVAVVMAALAVAGVAYGAAPADPTAEILRIDDQWVDAIDRHDRATLDAIVAPDHIETTPRGVLYTRAQLFRFLDGPAPRSATGQTSKLSDRQVHLYGNTAIVTGINTITNTTPASIVTIRFTDVFVKLDGRWRAVAAHTSRVEPAPK
- a CDS encoding CBS domain-containing protein — encoded protein: MPPAAAVPRPVVSVPKDATVMDAVRAMVNRNVGAVVVLDGVQLLGVFTERDVVIRVVLEGLATETTPVAEVMTKSVVTVREDADRSSVLKLMADHHIRHLPVVDADGRVKTMLSMRHLLRAEVQDLKQTVWSLVAENSADGPGG
- a CDS encoding NAD(P)-binding domain-containing protein yields the protein MSKVQVNDAEAPTKRRIAVLGAGRMGSALVLALLARGFAVTVWNRTASKCAPLAAKGARVAGSVEDAVSGSDVIIGNVSDYPTSLELVQPPAVTKALRERLFVQLATGTPRQAKEMAGWAREHQIHYLDGAIMATPEFIGTEGGHILYSGPKELFEANQPVFAALGGHVYVGANVGHASTLDASLLIVLWGSLFGALQGAALSEAEDYPVDEFASSLEATMPVLTSAVLSTLKRIDKRRFEADESTFSSVETCYASARLIHQMNEEHGLHRGLTEALDKIFRHVTDAGHAQSDVAALYLAIAAARGANPANPANP
- a CDS encoding AraC family transcriptional regulator produces the protein MKESRKTATGARPRDARIGLRIERRNTSVGGHHHAAIPDHQITLHTGPPVRISCIPKGPRCVRNRGEINVVPAGVSEKWIEDDASDVMELRLPAPLVRLAAEEMGLDPDRAGIVPQCHVRDTQIEHITWALAAEQGANAPNGLIYRESLGMALAVHLLARYPAPAAPRRLSQSQLAMVTEYIEAHLGEDVSLFQLARVSGLSASHLRALFKRSTGVPVHEYVIQRRVERARALLLRGDLPASQVALDAGFSHQSHMARCMRKVLGVTPASIVRSRA
- a CDS encoding Ig-like domain-containing protein, which gives rise to MIVRKHRAIVAAFPTLFIALAASLGACSSDDTSISPRPDPDAGQRPDSNDPRPDAGKDATPPGDAGSPHVLSSDPTEGATDVYPVEIYDNGGKFAQRKRITVRFDAAMDTTVTRATLISGGADAGAPRTIEGVWAPDARSIELTVFGPVPDRDPPLEPRTAYRLDLRALRAASGRPLDASGPPLGDGVLDFKTGDVDGNLNHACFHAIFDAPTKVTATPSASGAPNADKGHKIYEVSLPPAREGFTRIPAPSPGASAPVGYTFYLDRAVPVAIQDEATAQPVPLTFNGPKPPACAGITHAVRFTIDGAHDHNVKLGPLGDPSFKFILELER